AATCTCTTTGGCTGATGCATCATACTATTTGCTCTAAGCTTTAATACAAGATCATGGAAACTTGTGTTGGGATTTTGAACTTGGTGGTGTTattattatttctaaattttctaaatcAGGTGCACCTTTATAACGAATTATTGAGGTTGAAGATCCAACAAGGAGCAGTTTACAGGCTAGAGAAAAACCTCATTGACATTTACATCAATGGAGTTCACATTCAGATTGAAGCTGGTGGCCAACTGAGTTCTTATGTTGATGTCATTGCTTGTTCTACAAAGAGCATTACCGAGACTGTGAGACTATTTCACCAGCTCATAATCCCCGCAATCCAAAGCATAGCCCTCAGCATCACTTTCACTGAGAAAATAATAAGACCAGACTGCGTCAAACATCGAGTTCCATCTAGATTGAGAACTACTCAGTGTGTGCCTCTTCAACAGATAAAGCAGGCTCTACTGTCAATGCCCGCAGATAGCATGTATGATTACCAGCACACTTGGAGTTCACTTGTAAGCGATAACAAAATCATCTTACAGTCAGGTTCTGATTATGCAAGAGAACTACTTTCTGATGAGGACTTCCGAGAAGTGCTACATCGACGGTACTATGACCTGCATCATGTTGCTGCTGAACTTGCTGTGCCAACTGATAACCCACAGGAATCTCCACAAGTAGATGCAAATGAGACTCAATACACAGTCGAACCTTCTATAACTGGCATCGCAAAGGGTGTAGAAGTAGTCCTGCAGAGACTTAAAATTCTTGAACAAGAGATTAAGGATCTGAAGCAGGAGATTCAAGGACTCAGATACTATGAACACCAGATCCTAATTGAACTTCACAGAAAAGTAGACTATATCATCAACTTCAACATCGAAATGGAGGAAAGAAAGGTGCCAcggttgttctattttgtacaaaTACAGAACAATGCCAGAAGACTCATCACTGGTCTAGTTCCCGGAATGACTGCCCTTCGTCTGCATATGTTGTGCGAGTATCGGAGAGAAATGCATGTCGTGGATGATCAAATAGGGTGTGAACTAATGCAACTGGACAACCAAGCAATCAAGAGCCTGCTACCTTACATGGCTGGCCTGATGAAGCTCCTGACTTTTGCTCTCAAGATAGGAGCCAGTGTTGTGGCAGGCATGGGGCATATGATACCTGATTTGGCTCGGGAATTCACGCACTTGATGGATTCCTCGCTTGTATATGGGACAGCAGCCATGGCGGCCGGGGGGCTCTTCGGCTATATGGTGACCGGACAAGCAGGAAGAAGATTCAGAAACAGGAGTGGAGAAAGGAATGTTGCGCAAGAGGTGGTTGGTGCTGAGCAGTGGCTAGTAGACTTCTTGAAATCTCAAAAGATCACAACTGGGAAGGACATAGCTGAGAGGTTTGGATTATGGAGGGTGAGGTACAGGGACAGTGGAAGCATTGCATGGATTTGCAGAAAACACATGATACTGAGAAAATATGAAGTAGCAGAAGTGCCAGTTTGAGAATTGCCACACAGAGTTAAGGATAAAAATACTATTAGTTTCTTGTTTGTGTTTATCAGATGGTTAAACTTTTCTCTCCTCTTTCCTCTCTTCCAAGTAAATAGGAAAACTTGAAGTTTTATATATTTTGTCCTTTTCGCTCTACTTCTACCCGTTTTCATCCAAAGCAATAATTGTATAGGCAAGCAAACTGAATGCGATGAAGAATAAAGGCAAAATGCTCTAAGTACCTCGCAGAGCCCTAATCACTGCTCATCATCTATCGATTCCACGCTGCACCAGCCATGCGGGGCAGGGCCTCGATGGTTATAGTTTCGTGGTACCTTGCGAAAGCTCCAGAATGATGATTTTGTATGTATCTCACTAGATTGTTATAGTTCCTTTTCAACTAGGAGCTATGTGAATGAAACAATTAGATAAAATTTAGTCTAAGTAATTGTTTCACCAGTGACTGTACAACTGCCAGTTTCATtattcaaaatcttcaacttgtaaGAACTAGCAATGCAACCAAAGGTCTATGGCACATTTTTTTGCCATGGAGTTGAAGGATCGAGATCAACTTAGAAAAGAAACTTAGAAAAATGTTTAGACTCCCATACCAGGAGCCTCCTGTACAAGTCAGAAGTAGAAATTGTCCTGATTTAAACATCAGATGCAGTGATATAGGAAACAACCACAGTAATGTCATCGAGTTTGCCTCCGTAGTAGCGATATCCAGCATCCTGAGCAGCTGCTGAGAAGGGAGTTTGCCGGTTCCTATCTTGCGCTCTCTGCCGTGCAAGCGCAGCAATCTTCTGAGCAGTAACCTGAGGACCAAGGCTAGCTCTGGTGGCCTGGATGACAATTGCAGTGATTTCATTGTTGTACAAATTATCGAACAAGCCATCAGTTCCAGCAATGACTATGTCGCCTGATGCAACAGGGAAATTGAATACCTGATCAATTGCAAACAAAAGAAGAGTTGGTTCTCGATTGGAGTTACATGTCTAGAACTCAGTACAACTGCAATAATAAGTAATACCAAAAGATATCCATTAATGGTGCTAAATATTCTAGTACCAATATGAAGATTATCTGACAGCTCACTTCAGAATCTAGCCAGTGTGTTACTATAATATTgagacatgatatgatagtttaAGACCAGAAAACAATTTCACATCTCTTGCATTTGATATCCAAGGTGGTGCTTTTGGGATGTTAATTAAGAAACCaagaagatcaaaacacttgTGATACTAAGTGCTCAGTAACTAACTTTAATCATCCCAGAGGCCAGTAAATAGCTGTAATAACAAGAGGTAATGACAGAACAAGTATCAGAGCTTACTTGTGCAGAGCTGGGGAGGTCACTGCCATTGCCACTTTCAAGCTGATAGGTAAAATTGAAATCATGCTGTTGTACAGGTGACCTGAAGAGTGTGGATCCATCTCTCACAACAATGAATCCACTGTCTCCTAGATTGAGAGCATGGATGCCCTGCAAATGAAAACCAGAAGattcataaaaataataataaataaaaacaaaaaacaaaaaaaaaattgtgtagGTGGGCACTAATCTCCATTAAGGAGGAAAAAGTTTTACCATTTTATAAATCTGTTTAGCAAAagcaaaagcaaaaaaaaaaaaacaaaaggtaaATGCCATACAATGCAAACATTTAGGTGCAGCTTAATTTTAAAGGTTACTGCTATACAGAAGAATGAAAGCTGTATACTACCATGAAATATCTAGAGGTAACATAGGATGATGTCATTCTATCTAGCATTGAAACACCACCAGATCCATTGAAATAAATACAATGAGACTGAAATTTTACAGATTGGATGTTTACAAAAAGAGCAGTGCAGAATGCAGAGTGAATATACAGCGTATTGATGCAGGCCCAACCCATGATGAAGTCAATATGACCCTTCAACCTTTAAAGggacataacttttgactcagaattCAAAATTAGGCTATGTCGATGGCCATGCGTGCAGAATTCGAAAATCTACGTGGTGAAACCGTAACCACTTTAGGCCCCAAATTCAACCATTTAAACCTTTTTCAGAGTCTTTTtgttatttttagtaattttcatTTTCTAGGTATTTAAGGTTACAGCTAAGCAATCAATTAAAACCGAACCGACTGAACCGATTAAACCGATAACCAAACAAACCGAACTTGTTTCGAACCGACTGACCCGACGGAACTTTTCAAAAAAATCAAACCAACCAAACCGATAAAACATCGATTAATTCGGTTTTTGACCGAAATAACCGAATTTTTCGATCCAGAATCAATTAGACAATCAATTCCGGCTGGGAATGGGTTTGTTGCGAAGGAATCGCGAAGGAATTAGCCCCAATCAATTGAGGAAATCCTAAATCGATTGGGGAATGTCGCGATACTTTGCGAAGGAACTAGCACCAATCGATTGGACATCAGTTCAAATTATAATATCGGTTTAATCAGTTTAACCGAATTtcgattttcaaaaccaaaattgaATCAATTAAACCGATATAACCAatattttaaggaaaaaaattgaatttcCGAATTAACCAAACCAAACTTTTAATTTCGGTCAATTCGGTCGATTTATTTGGTTTAACCAAATTTTTACTCACCCCTATTTAGGGTAATTTTGGTATTTCTGGTTTTATTGGATAGGATTTGTCTTATCTACGTCCTGTTTTGAATTAAGATCATTCAATTATGTACTTTCCTTTTCGGATAAAAGATCTATTTTCTCTTTTTACAAGATTGAAATTAAGATATGTTAATTGTAATTTCTTTCATTTATTTAGGTCTTAGTTGTGGTCTATATAAGAGTCATGTTTCGATGTTGAGGAATTATCCTTTATTCGTAATAAAAATCCTTATTGTGGTAAAACTTTGAGAGAGGCGTATTTCTCTTCGTTTTAGGAGGATCCTCTTCTTATTTTCTCCTCAATTTTCCTTTCTCAGTAGCCCGCGGGAAATCGCTATCCTGCCTAGCGTCACATATTTTGTATGATGTTGTATGCTCATTATTCTACCATGGACAGGTTATTACAACACCAACTCCAGAGGTTAATAATAGCTTATCATCTATTGATCCTATTAGGTATCATAGTGATGCAGCAAGAGAGACAATAATCTCACACCTCCTAATTGgctcccttttctttattcaaatAATGGGTTGCTGCTGCCTTTTTTTCCCCCTCTCTTTCTCTTAGGGGCAAGATCAAGCAAGAGAGGAAGAACCAGGTATTCTCTCTTGCAATCTGCAAATGGATAAAGGGATCCAGCTTGCTAATGATAGGAAATGTATATAACAAAGATGTAGAGAAAATACAAAAGGTCATGGGAACCAACAGAGTCTACAATAACCATGATATCATGCCAAAGATTATGTTGAACAATACAAGGTAGATGTAATACcatttttctttaataaaatATCTCATATTTGTGGGGAAATTGCACAACcaaaacagattttttttataaaaaaaaaaaggattttacATGCTACATTAGCGATATCCAAagcaataaaaaggaaaaagacctGGGAAGTGAGAGCTATAATGCATGCCGTGGATGAGCCCCTAGCTGTTGTTATTGAGTAAGCTTTTTCAAGAACTCTTAAGGGATCAATGGAACCTTTTGGCTCCTCCCGAATTGCATTCGCTGAATTAGACATGAGTTCTCTAGCATATTGTCCTGAATCAACACCAAGATCAGCCCATCCACCAACTCCATCTGCCACACCAACAGCTTGCTCATTAGAACAAATAAAATGAGCATCCTCTCCTCCAGTATCTTCTTTGTCCGGGTGAGGTAAATAGCAAGATCCAGAGAGCAGCTTCAAGAATTCATGATCTTGATTCTTTCTGTAAAGAAAGTAGTAGAATTTCAAGCAACATGCCTAGAAGACAGGCTGATGCAAACGAGAGACACAAACTTTACAAGGAATTTACATATTATAACTTACACAAAGTTGAACTCCTAAAATGTCCTTGAGGAAATAAAGTAAACTGAAAACTGTATCAAAGtttatattttagaaatatagaaGTATTGAATAACCGATGCAAACCTAACTGTTTAAGGTACAAAATGTTCATCTTGTCAAATTTCTCAGTCAACTTTTAGCAAATCACCACATAATAGCTTCAAAGCATAAATGCACCTTCCAAAGTAAGCAAACAATACAAGTAATAAATTTTTATGAGGGTGGGTTACTGATGTGTTTTCTTAATATACTTTCTGATCATTTATTTTATAGGACTAGTTGTAAACAAAAACTACATTTTAATTATTACAAACATGGTCAAACTTAGGAGTTCAGACAATTTTTTTGAGGAATAAAATTTCTGACAATTACTCTCACCAATGAAACGTCAACATCCACATCAAGTTGTTTAGTAATATCATTTGGGTTTGATTACAACAGAAATACAGATCACATCAAGTTTTAAACAAGATACTAGATAATGATTCAAGGATAAGATCCCACTCCATACccttgatcaatttttttttttacaaattactAAGCAAGCATGATCACTTGTGTGTTTTTATACATCCTATGACTATGGTAACCTTTGCTTGTATTGTCTCTGTTGGCCTTGGCTCTCCATGGCAGAACAGGCAAATTTGAGATTATGTAGAATTAAACACAAAAAAAATCCTTGTTGTGCTCTCTCACTCTTCAACTCTATTTCTATAATCCCTAGCAGCTCTTCCCCCAATAACTAGTTACTTTGGTGGGAAACTACATCTATTCTGATTTGGATGGAAATCAATTACTAACTGAACATCACACCTAAAACCCTCATGCACTTTTTCCTGTCGCAAGTTACAAAAGTTAGACaatatttaacaaaataaaatttaagaaaactAGTTAGAAGCAAGCATGACCCCAGATTATTAACAGTGGTCAAACCAAGAAA
This genomic stretch from Zingiber officinale cultivar Zhangliang chromosome 7A, Zo_v1.1, whole genome shotgun sequence harbors:
- the LOC122002487 gene encoding probable protein phosphatase 2C 55, giving the protein MPSTYLSKHKGLQTSSELLRGRGRSFLFGNTCFVFSEPFSTLGCAFRLLPKSSISDLHACGGNRPFQIFSSPAVAAQNLTNQISQPVRRFPFWWNIMSSSSAFLRGSGLAARPMTKDNSSSKLILNSTMRVNLCSCNNGLNFSWKACGSLRNQKPWGSNMAYKCFWSNTHGMNWRYNSSVEPQSQDLLVSCSAPYSTGAAPDLSFDATVQEEQIQNPVVSSEQKNQDHEFLKLLSGSCYLPHPDKEDTGGEDAHFICSNEQAVGVADGVGGWADLGVDSGQYARELMSNSANAIREEPKGSIDPLRVLEKAYSITTARGSSTACIIALTSQGIHALNLGDSGFIVVRDGSTLFRSPVQQHDFNFTYQLESGNGSDLPSSAQVFNFPVASGDIVIAGTDGLFDNLYNNEITAIVIQATRASLGPQVTAQKIAALARQRAQDRNRQTPFSAAAQDAGYRYYGGKLDDITVVVSYITASDV